In a single window of the Elaeis guineensis isolate ETL-2024a chromosome 8, EG11, whole genome shotgun sequence genome:
- the LOC105050884 gene encoding glycosyltransferase family protein 64 C3, producing MRRQKQLLSFFVFFVFSLLSDATAASSVDACDPRSLPDRLTLRPDQLTVLISGYSERRLLLLHSLAAGYASLPSVAAVLILWGNPSTPSHVLSPLSSSSSKVTVVRDPSPSLNARFLPRAAIRTRAVAVCDDDVEVDPRSLAWAFAVWRSHEHSLVGFFARSHDLDLARRTWIYTIHPDRHSIVLTKFMILKTDYLHRYSCWTRLAEARGLVDRQRNCEDILMNFVVAMAMAAEGREGPVTVLVEGRRVRDWGDPRNSGNSNSSSSTDGGDGDGVKEQERETEITRVGLSSRGDHRKRRGDCIREFHRMLRVMPLRYSYGKVVEGLGEQGLCLKGGKLVFCDRD from the coding sequence ATGCGGCGGCAGAAACAGCTCCTCTCCTTCTTCGTCTTCTTCGTGTTCTCCCTTCTCTCCGACGCCACTGCCGCGTCCTCAGTCGACGCCTGCGATCCCCGATCCCTACCGGACCGGCTGACCCTTCGGCCGGACCAGCTCACCGTCCTCATCAGTGGCTACTCGGAGCGCCGCCTCCTGCTCCTGCACTCCCTCGCCGCCGGCTACGCCTCCCTCCCCTCCGTCGCCGCGGTCCTTATCCTCTGGGGCAACCCTTCAACACCTTCCCACGTGCTCTctcccctctcctcctcctcctccaaagtCACCGTCGTCCGCGACCCGTCCCCGTCCCTCAACGCCCGGTTCCTTCCGCGCGCCGCCATCCGCACGCGGGCCGTGGCCGTCTGCGACGACGACGTGGAGGTGGACCCCCGGTCGCTGGCCTGGGCCTTCGCGGTGTGGAGGTCCCACGAGCACAGCCTGGTGGGCTTCTTCGCGCGGTCCCACGACCTGGACCTGGCCCGCCGGACCTGGATCTACACCATCCACCCAGACCGCCACTCCATCGTGCTCACCAAGTTCATGATCCTCAAAACTGACTACCTCCACCGCTACAGCTGCTGGACCCGCTTAGCCGAGGCGCGGGGATTGGTGGACCGCCAGCGCAACTGCGAGGACATCCTCATGAACTTCGTGGTCGCCATGGCCATGGCCGCGGAGGGCAGGGAGGGGCCCGTCACCGTGCTGGTGGAGGGTAGGAGGGTCAGGGACTGGGGCGACCCCCGGAACAGCGGAAACagtaacagcagcagcagcaccgACGGCGGTGATGGCGATGGAGTGAAAGAACAAGAGAGGGAAACAGAGATCACACGGGTGGGATTGAGCTCCAGAGGAGACCACCGGAAGAGGCGTGGAGATTGCATCAGGGAATTCCACCGGATGCTGCGTGTGATGCCCCTCCGGTACAGCTACGGGAAGGTAGTGGAAGGGCTCGGGGAGCAGGGTCTCTGCCTTAAGGGTGGAAAGCTGGTCTTCTGTGATCGAGACTAG
- the LOC105050883 gene encoding uncharacterized protein, translating to MEQPSTPNAASPPPNDSTTTTNNKNKKKRQLPGPEGVLSHYEAQGLGTREASLQAIGELQSLLYKSVVSGRGGKKDTDSVRKLDTINTRLAIIEMKLDSKPSFLQSFAIGLASGATIPPILSGLGAMWNAVKTATRSSPPSSSL from the coding sequence ATGGAACAGCCCTCAACCCCCAAcgccgcctctcctcctcccaacgactccaccaccaccaccaataacaagaacaagaagaagcgGCAGCTGCCGGGCCCGGAGGGGGTGCTGTCCCACTACGAGGCCCAGGGGCTGGGCACCCGCGAGGCCTCCCTCCAGGCCATCGGCGAGCTCCAGTCCCTCCTCTACAAGTCCGTGGTGTCCGGCCGTGGTGGCAAGAAGGATACCGACTCCGTCCGCAAGCTCGACACCATCAACACCCGCCTCGCCATCATCGAGATGAAGCTCGACTCCAAGCCCAGCTTCCTCCAGTCCTTCGCCATCGGCCTCGCCTCCGGCGCCACCATCCCCCCCATCCTCTCCGGCCTCGGCGCCATGTGGAACGCAGTCAAGACCGCCACCAGGAGCTCCCCTCCCTCTTCCTCCTTGtag